The Leptospira koniambonensis genome window below encodes:
- a CDS encoding aminopeptidase, whose translation MQSDSTHLLPNGKNRRLGFFSGIPVLFFLFFSGQGCIPYLYHLGKEQAKILLQRKAIPEVLADPEIPETTKTKLKEVEKIREFGVTELALSPEGGFKSFVQLDRPAIGWHVSACHPLKFESYTWWFPIAGTVPYKGYFSLEKVKEEEQSLKDQGFDTRIRITAGYSTLGWFEDPLFSSQLYEDPGDLASIVIHEMAHATVYFPGDTLFNESYASFVEDTGSDEYVLKIGGPKLFEERKRSEEETKLYKNLIIETANLLKAAYSEGGADDIVRAKKLEIISNFRKKILQTKWTKINSKKLAERDWNNEDFIGMLRYNSGSGYFKRRFAEVGKDFAKFHEEMRKLKEKSTEERKALLEEK comes from the coding sequence ATGCAATCAGACTCAACCCACCTTCTACCTAACGGAAAGAATCGTCGACTCGGATTCTTTTCCGGGATACCCGTTTTGTTTTTTCTATTCTTTTCCGGCCAAGGATGTATTCCCTATCTCTATCATCTTGGAAAAGAACAGGCAAAGATACTTCTACAAAGAAAAGCGATCCCAGAAGTTTTAGCAGATCCTGAAATACCAGAAACCACAAAAACAAAATTAAAAGAAGTGGAGAAGATCAGAGAATTCGGTGTCACTGAGCTCGCACTTTCTCCAGAAGGTGGATTCAAAAGTTTCGTTCAATTGGATAGACCAGCAATTGGTTGGCATGTAAGCGCTTGTCATCCACTTAAATTCGAATCCTATACTTGGTGGTTTCCGATCGCGGGAACAGTTCCATACAAAGGATATTTTTCGTTAGAAAAAGTAAAAGAAGAAGAACAATCTTTGAAAGACCAGGGCTTCGACACAAGAATTCGGATCACAGCAGGATATTCTACTTTAGGATGGTTTGAAGATCCATTATTCTCTTCTCAACTATATGAAGATCCAGGAGATTTAGCCTCGATCGTCATCCACGAAATGGCACATGCAACGGTTTACTTTCCTGGAGATACTCTATTTAACGAAAGTTATGCGAGTTTTGTAGAAGATACAGGCTCAGATGAATATGTCTTAAAGATCGGCGGCCCAAAACTATTTGAAGAAAGAAAAAGATCAGAAGAAGAAACGAAACTTTATAAAAATCTAATTATAGAAACTGCAAATCTACTGAAAGCCGCTTATTCTGAAGGCGGAGCAGACGATATCGTTCGAGCCAAAAAATTAGAGATCATTTCAAATTTTCGTAAGAAAATCCTGCAAACAAAATGGACCAAGATCAATTCCAAAAAACTTGCAGAAAGAGATTGGAATAACGAAGACTTCATCGGAATGTTACGTTACAATTCTGGAAGCGGATATTTCAAGAGAAGATTTGCAGAAGTAGGAAAGGACTTTGCAAAGTTTCACGAAGAGATGAGGAAGTTAAAGGAGAAAAGCACGGAAGAGAGAAAGGCGCTACTAGAAGAGAAGTAA
- a CDS encoding S1C family serine protease, giving the protein MNIRLPKIVWINIGLLVLFLFVLILPGEGGLSSFFRGGKPLGYSDQRAGIQLQNAFRNVYNSSKDSVVSIRTKKTEAITSPYQYFDYRTEKLSSFGSGFLIHEKGYVVTNFHVISDAESIEVIASDGSVFPAKFVGSHERADIALLKIKEGSGLKPVSFGDSDKIEVGDWAIAIGSPFGLERSFSVGVVSAKYREDLDETGQTHIQTDSMINPGSSGGPLLNIYGEVIGINRLIRSDSGRNTGIGFAIPMNYAKKIIQLIEENKGRIIRPATLGVMATVPLPDHRRALGIPADWKGVLVYDMDSGSSAESSGLKRYDFIMEANGVQVKNINDLREQVGIVGLGGRLKLRIYREKSLQELTVRLIQK; this is encoded by the coding sequence ATGAATATTCGTCTTCCTAAAATCGTTTGGATCAATATCGGACTTTTGGTTTTATTCCTATTCGTCCTCATTCTTCCGGGAGAAGGAGGTTTGTCCTCCTTTTTCCGAGGCGGCAAACCACTCGGTTATTCCGACCAAAGAGCCGGGATCCAATTGCAGAATGCTTTTAGAAATGTTTATAATTCTTCTAAGGATTCTGTAGTTTCTATCCGGACCAAAAAAACAGAAGCGATCACAAGTCCTTACCAATATTTCGATTATCGCACCGAAAAACTTTCTTCTTTCGGGAGTGGGTTTTTAATCCATGAAAAAGGATATGTTGTCACAAATTTTCACGTTATCTCTGACGCGGAAAGTATAGAAGTAATTGCCTCAGACGGTAGTGTTTTCCCCGCTAAATTTGTGGGAAGCCATGAAAGAGCGGATATTGCTCTTCTAAAAATTAAAGAAGGAAGTGGACTCAAACCTGTTTCTTTTGGTGATTCTGATAAGATAGAAGTGGGGGATTGGGCAATCGCAATCGGTTCTCCTTTCGGTTTAGAAAGATCTTTTTCGGTAGGTGTGGTTTCTGCAAAATACAGAGAAGATTTGGATGAGACAGGACAAACCCATATCCAAACAGACAGTATGATCAATCCAGGTTCCAGCGGTGGACCACTTCTAAACATATACGGAGAAGTAATCGGGATCAATCGTTTGATCCGAAGTGACTCTGGTAGGAACACCGGCATCGGTTTTGCTATCCCGATGAATTATGCTAAAAAAATAATCCAGCTTATCGAAGAGAATAAGGGCAGAATTATCAGACCTGCGACCCTGGGTGTGATGGCGACTGTCCCACTTCCTGATCATAGGAGAGCCCTAGGAATTCCCGCAGATTGGAAAGGGGTTCTGGTTTATGATATGGATTCAGGTTCTTCGGCAGAAAGTTCCGGTTTGAAACGATATGACTTCATTATGGAAGCAAACGGAGTCCAAGTTAAAAATATTAATGATCTGAGGGAACAGGTCGGAATAGTAGGATTAGGCGGCAGGTTAAAACTTAGGATCTACAGGGAGAAATCCCTGCAAGAACTGACCGTTAGATTGATACAGAAATAA
- a CDS encoding pyridoxal phosphate-dependent aminotransferase, translating to MRRNIVHSGADALIYEIRQIVGVAKKLEALGVPITYENIGDPIQKGEKVAPWMKKIVSDLILEDKSWAYTATQGYEKTRNFLADKVNERGGAQITAEDILFFNGLGDAVAKIFGFLRREARVIGPSPAYSTLSSAEAAHSGYEHMTYNLNPEQGWMPDLEDIENKVKYNDSIAGILLINPDNPTGAVYDKNVMREIVKIAEKYDVMLICDETYAHVNYSETGTIHLSEVIGNKVPGMALRSVSKEFPWPGGRCGWLEIFNKDKDPVFARYAKSLLDAKMLEVCSTTLPQMAIPEVYSHPQFLPHLKERNEKFKKKAKLATESFKGLKGVTVVEPKGAFYLTVAFDKGILGDKMTLPISNPKAEEFIRPLLGNCAPDRRFVYYLLASTGICVVPLSSFCTDRDGFRVTLLEEDEEKFRWIYNTLRKSIEDYTASV from the coding sequence ATGAGAAGAAATATCGTTCATAGCGGTGCTGATGCTCTCATTTACGAGATCCGTCAGATCGTAGGAGTCGCTAAAAAGTTAGAAGCTCTCGGAGTTCCGATTACGTACGAAAATATCGGGGACCCCATCCAAAAAGGAGAGAAGGTCGCTCCTTGGATGAAAAAAATCGTATCTGATCTGATCCTCGAAGACAAATCCTGGGCCTATACGGCTACACAAGGATACGAGAAGACCAGAAATTTTTTAGCAGATAAAGTAAACGAAAGAGGCGGGGCCCAGATCACCGCCGAAGATATTTTATTTTTCAACGGACTTGGTGACGCAGTCGCTAAAATTTTTGGATTCTTACGAAGAGAGGCTCGAGTTATAGGACCAAGTCCTGCATATTCCACTCTTTCTTCTGCAGAAGCAGCTCACTCTGGCTATGAGCATATGACTTATAATTTAAATCCTGAGCAGGGCTGGATGCCTGATCTGGAAGATATTGAGAATAAGGTCAAATACAATGACTCGATTGCGGGTATCCTTTTAATCAATCCGGATAATCCAACCGGCGCAGTATATGATAAAAATGTAATGCGTGAGATCGTAAAGATCGCAGAAAAATATGATGTAATGCTTATTTGCGACGAGACTTATGCTCATGTGAATTATTCTGAAACTGGGACGATCCATCTTTCAGAAGTGATCGGAAATAAGGTCCCTGGAATGGCTCTTCGTTCCGTGTCTAAGGAATTTCCTTGGCCAGGTGGAAGATGCGGCTGGCTGGAGATCTTTAACAAAGATAAAGATCCAGTTTTTGCACGTTATGCAAAATCTCTTTTGGATGCTAAAATGTTGGAGGTATGTTCTACCACTCTTCCTCAGATGGCAATTCCAGAAGTATATTCACATCCTCAATTCCTTCCCCACTTAAAAGAAAGAAATGAGAAGTTCAAGAAGAAGGCGAAACTTGCCACCGAGTCTTTTAAAGGGCTCAAAGGTGTAACTGTAGTAGAGCCTAAAGGTGCATTCTATCTTACTGTTGCATTCGATAAAGGAATTTTGGGGGATAAGATGACTCTTCCAATTTCTAATCCAAAGGCAGAAGAATTTATACGCCCTCTTCTTGGGAACTGTGCTCCGGATCGTAGATTTGTGTATTATCTTTTGGCTTCTACAGGGATTTGTGTGGTTCCACTTTCTTCTTTCTGTACGGATCGAGATGGTTTTAGGGTCACTCTTCTGGAAGAAGATGAGGAAAAATTCCGTTGGATCTATAACACTTTAAGAAAGAGTATAGAGGACTATACAGCTTCCGTTTAG
- the murI gene encoding glutamate racemase, which produces MSNNKERVPKIGVMDSGMGGLSVLKELLDLPYSVNFLYYGDLAHAPYGEKQTSEVLELTRNVCNFFLKEEVDAILLACNTATSASAYKLREELSVPVFGMEPAIKPALLAHAGEKVALLATSVTHREEKLQDLKSELGASERVVHLNCDGLATLVDHGKWEEAKLLLKNILKIPQEQGIRALVLGCTHYVFLKNEIKDLYPEAVLHDGNLGTVRHLVRSLHLDEKQGHPNYNLFFSSNTNREETEGLVSRLLQK; this is translated from the coding sequence ATGAGTAACAATAAAGAAAGAGTTCCTAAGATCGGAGTGATGGATTCCGGAATGGGAGGACTTTCCGTTCTTAAGGAACTCTTAGATCTTCCATATTCTGTGAATTTTCTTTATTATGGGGATCTTGCACACGCTCCTTATGGAGAGAAACAAACCTCCGAAGTTTTGGAACTCACTCGTAATGTATGTAATTTTTTCTTAAAGGAAGAAGTAGATGCGATCCTTCTCGCATGTAATACTGCAACCTCTGCTTCTGCTTATAAATTAAGAGAAGAATTGTCCGTACCTGTATTTGGTATGGAACCTGCGATCAAACCTGCGCTCTTGGCACACGCTGGGGAAAAAGTTGCGTTACTCGCCACTTCAGTCACTCATAGGGAAGAAAAGTTACAGGACTTAAAATCTGAACTTGGCGCATCCGAAAGGGTGGTTCATCTGAATTGTGACGGCCTTGCAACGCTCGTGGATCATGGAAAATGGGAAGAGGCCAAACTTCTTCTTAAAAACATATTAAAAATCCCTCAAGAACAAGGAATTCGTGCTCTTGTATTGGGATGCACACATTACGTATTCTTAAAAAACGAAATCAAAGACCTATATCCAGAGGCTGTTTTGCATGATGGGAACCTTGGGACCGTCCGCCATTTAGTCAGATCTCTTCATTTGGATGAGAAACAAGGGCATCCTAATTATAATCTGTTCTTTTCTTCCAATACAAATAGGGAAGAAACGGAAGGTTTAGTCTCCCGGTTATTACAAAAATAA
- the lsa19 gene encoding adhesin Lsa19, which yields MNSISLSKIVTILLVPSLFFFCKPKEEETTDAVVSFIVGKVTAEKAGSVLKPSDRVVESETVKTDKDATVDLTTTLGTVRLLGGSEASIAALRADQNYIKVNSGNILVKVAKLKKNESISIDTPTVVAAVRGTQFWGQVNPANETGTFAVREGSVQITRKDDEARVLVKAGEAVDLGPGIKALKVRPAAAGELSAMEQIDQMK from the coding sequence ATGAACTCTATATCCCTCTCAAAGATAGTTACGATCCTATTAGTTCCGAGCCTATTCTTCTTCTGCAAACCTAAAGAGGAAGAGACTACGGATGCAGTTGTCTCCTTCATCGTTGGAAAAGTGACCGCTGAAAAAGCAGGCTCTGTCCTGAAGCCAAGTGATCGTGTTGTGGAATCCGAAACCGTAAAAACAGATAAGGATGCTACTGTAGATCTAACCACTACTTTAGGGACAGTTAGACTCTTGGGTGGTTCGGAGGCTTCTATTGCTGCATTGAGAGCAGATCAAAATTATATTAAGGTCAACTCAGGTAATATTTTAGTAAAAGTCGCCAAACTGAAAAAGAACGAATCTATCTCCATCGACACTCCTACCGTAGTTGCTGCTGTTAGAGGAACCCAATTTTGGGGACAAGTGAATCCTGCTAATGAAACAGGAACTTTTGCAGTTCGCGAAGGAAGCGTTCAGATCACTAGAAAAGACGATGAGGCCCGAGTTTTAGTAAAAGCGGGAGAAGCAGTGGATTTAGGCCCTGGGATCAAGGCTCTAAAAGTTCGCCCTGCAGCGGCGGGTGAGCTCTCCGCAATGGAACAAATCGATCAAATGAAATAG
- the purM gene encoding phosphoribosylformylglycinamidine cyclo-ligase, whose translation MQEEISYKSAGVDTEAGQEFVKKIKQNVESTHGPRVLGGLGGFSGAFDVSFLKNYKNPILLSGTDGVGTKVELARLFNIHDTIGIDLVAMCVNDILVSGGEPLFFLDYIACGKLIPERMERIVAGIVKGCKLSGAALLGGETAEHPGTMDPDEYDLGGFVVGAVEKEDLIDGSKIKPGDIVLGLESSGPHSNGFSLIRKLYLEGGRKLPANPELVGFLKEFALRPTRIYVQSILNLTKKVEVKGMVHITGGGFYENIPRVLSDSLAIEIKRENLPENPFFTRVQKDFPSLSEKELYSTFNMGIGYIAIVSPESVADATAALEEKGELVHKIGVITSKNKESVLFV comes from the coding sequence ATGCAAGAAGAAATCAGTTATAAATCCGCCGGAGTCGATACAGAAGCCGGCCAAGAATTCGTCAAAAAGATCAAACAAAACGTAGAATCCACCCATGGCCCAAGAGTGCTTGGCGGGCTGGGAGGATTTTCAGGCGCCTTTGACGTTTCCTTCCTCAAAAATTATAAAAACCCAATATTGCTCAGCGGTACCGATGGTGTAGGAACCAAAGTAGAACTCGCTCGTTTATTCAATATCCATGATACGATCGGCATAGACTTAGTTGCTATGTGTGTGAATGATATTCTTGTCTCTGGTGGAGAACCTTTATTCTTCTTAGATTATATAGCCTGCGGTAAATTGATCCCTGAAAGAATGGAAAGGATCGTTGCAGGTATCGTAAAAGGATGTAAACTTTCCGGAGCTGCATTACTTGGCGGAGAAACTGCAGAACATCCTGGCACTATGGATCCGGACGAATACGATTTAGGCGGATTTGTTGTAGGTGCAGTGGAGAAGGAAGACTTAATAGATGGATCCAAGATCAAACCTGGAGATATCGTTTTAGGTTTAGAATCTTCCGGTCCTCATAGCAATGGATTTTCTCTCATTCGTAAATTGTATTTAGAGGGGGGAAGAAAACTTCCCGCAAATCCAGAGTTAGTCGGTTTTTTAAAAGAATTCGCACTTCGTCCTACAAGGATCTATGTCCAGAGTATACTGAACCTTACCAAGAAGGTGGAAGTGAAAGGAATGGTACATATTACTGGAGGAGGTTTTTATGAAAACATCCCTAGAGTGCTTTCTGATTCCTTAGCGATTGAGATCAAAAGAGAAAATCTTCCTGAGAATCCTTTCTTTACCCGAGTGCAAAAAGATTTTCCTTCTTTATCTGAAAAGGAATTGTATTCCACTTTTAATATGGGAATCGGATACATAGCCATCGTTTCTCCAGAGTCAGTAGCAGATGCAACCGCAGCTTTGGAAGAAAAAGGAGAACTGGTCCATAAAATCGGAGTAATCACTTCGAAAAATAAAGAGTCCGTTCTTTTTGTCTGA
- a CDS encoding chloride channel protein gives MDRIQTFLKNPIFILSKKNPFMLSRWSILYVLLGLFAGVFSAVFWKILEFLTKLLAGFEGHYIILIMTLSGLGIGLLIYFLGEPGEISLVIDNIRFRGGKLDPKNNPSMSLSSLLSISSGGSAGPEAPLVQITGSFGSWFAEKIGLEGEELRSMTIAGMAAGFTSLFGSPLGGALFALEILQHRHVVEYYEALLPAFLSSCSAYFVFLFMTDMGIGPTWEFPQYVPGGIEDFQYAIGFGMAGAIVGWIFYGIFRITKFSFSKITLPIFVKTTIGGLLLGCIAYYEPLTRYFGHDQLNEIVVTKGTWIFFGTLALLKILAINITVSSGWRGGIIIPLFFVGAVAGRFFMDFFPSENESFLLICLMASVNASVTKTPISTTILLTGLTGVSNFTPVLFASLSGYFLSPKAPFISSQADSV, from the coding sequence ATGGATCGGATCCAAACTTTTTTAAAAAATCCAATTTTTATTTTATCTAAAAAGAATCCATTCATGCTTTCCAGATGGAGTATTTTGTATGTACTCCTTGGATTATTTGCTGGTGTATTTTCTGCTGTGTTTTGGAAAATCCTGGAATTTCTCACTAAACTTTTAGCGGGTTTCGAAGGACATTATATTATTCTAATTATGACCCTGTCCGGTTTAGGAATAGGTCTTCTCATTTATTTCTTGGGGGAACCAGGAGAAATTTCATTAGTAATTGATAATATTCGTTTTAGGGGAGGAAAACTCGACCCTAAAAATAATCCTTCTATGAGTTTGTCTTCTTTACTCAGTATTTCCTCCGGAGGAAGTGCAGGACCAGAAGCTCCACTTGTTCAGATCACAGGTTCTTTCGGAAGTTGGTTTGCGGAGAAGATAGGGTTAGAAGGAGAAGAGCTTAGATCCATGACCATTGCGGGAATGGCAGCTGGATTTACTTCTTTATTTGGCTCTCCTTTAGGCGGAGCTTTATTTGCGTTGGAGATCTTACAACATAGGCATGTGGTAGAATATTATGAGGCTCTATTACCTGCATTCCTCTCCAGTTGCAGTGCTTATTTTGTATTCTTGTTCATGACTGATATGGGAATAGGACCTACTTGGGAATTCCCACAATATGTTCCAGGTGGAATAGAAGATTTCCAATACGCGATCGGATTTGGAATGGCAGGGGCAATCGTAGGTTGGATCTTCTATGGAATATTCAGAATTACTAAATTTTCTTTTTCTAAAATAACTCTTCCTATCTTCGTAAAGACTACCATTGGCGGATTATTACTCGGCTGTATTGCTTATTACGAACCATTGACCCGCTATTTTGGGCATGATCAATTGAATGAGATCGTAGTTACTAAAGGAACCTGGATCTTTTTTGGGACTCTTGCTTTATTGAAGATACTCGCGATCAATATAACTGTTTCCAGCGGTTGGAGAGGGGGGATTATTATACCGTTATTCTTCGTTGGGGCGGTAGCGGGCAGATTTTTTATGGACTTCTTCCCATCTGAAAACGAATCTTTTTTGCTTATCTGTTTGATGGCATCCGTGAATGCTTCCGTAACCAAAACACCTATCAGCACTACTATATTACTCACTGGATTAACAGGAGTTTCCAATTTTACTCCTGTATTATTTGCCTCTTTGAGCGGTTACTTCTTATCTCCTAAGGCCCCGTTTATCAGTTCTCAGGCGGATTCGGTTTAA
- a CDS encoding DUF1016 N-terminal domain-containing protein: MNQKNLKNLTDEIKDVYESLKSDMSSGGNSLILEANRKIGKLLVKTEKGLGDKEKESGSWIKGISKELKKTIQKGFSERMLFYVYKFYQVYGDSKLSPKLSWSHYRSLASISDDSIRKKLEIESIKNNWNRDELAMRIREAGELRQARVIRWKRPSGELFHYKVREMNQNPKSYSLDLGFYIYHNLEKGKRYKEGEVYKVSNIRNNWKLTKTNIPISATYCYSGEIERVIDGDTLLVRIDLGFEKEIRQRIRLSGVWALELDSEEGKSSFHQLSKKLPTGTKVIVKTKTKDIYGRYVGDVLYSNIRDVDIFREGIYLNEELSLNENLQEVTK; this comes from the coding sequence ATGAATCAGAAAAACCTAAAGAACCTCACTGACGAAATAAAAGATGTGTATGAATCGTTAAAGTCTGATATGTCTTCCGGCGGAAATTCCTTAATCTTAGAAGCAAATCGAAAAATAGGTAAGTTGTTAGTTAAGACGGAAAAAGGTTTAGGTGACAAAGAAAAAGAAAGCGGGAGTTGGATTAAAGGGATTTCAAAAGAGCTCAAGAAAACTATTCAAAAAGGTTTTTCTGAAAGAATGTTATTTTACGTATATAAGTTTTATCAAGTATATGGAGATTCTAAGTTAAGTCCTAAATTAAGTTGGAGCCATTATAGATCACTTGCTTCTATTTCGGATGATTCTATTCGCAAGAAATTAGAAATAGAATCCATTAAAAATAATTGGAATAGAGATGAGTTAGCAATGAGAATTCGCGAAGCCGGAGAACTTCGCCAAGCTCGGGTGATCCGTTGGAAAAGGCCAAGCGGAGAACTATTTCATTACAAAGTTAGAGAAATGAATCAGAATCCTAAATCATATTCATTAGATTTAGGATTCTATATCTATCATAACTTAGAAAAAGGTAAGAGATACAAAGAGGGTGAAGTATATAAGGTATCTAATATTCGAAATAACTGGAAACTTACCAAAACGAATATTCCAATATCTGCAACGTATTGCTACTCCGGTGAAATTGAAAGAGTGATAGATGGGGATACTCTCTTAGTGCGTATAGATCTTGGATTTGAGAAGGAAATACGTCAGAGGATACGACTTTCAGGGGTATGGGCTTTGGAGCTTGATTCAGAGGAAGGTAAAAGTTCATTTCATCAGCTATCTAAGAAATTACCTACAGGTACAAAGGTCATCGTGAAAACGAAAACTAAAGACATTTACGGAAGATATGTAGGAGATGTGCTTTATTCAAATATAAGAGATGTAGATATATTTAGAGAAGGAATCTATCTAAACGAAGAACTATCCTTAAATGAAAATCTTCAAGAAGTAACAAAGTAG
- a CDS encoding sensor histidine kinase, with protein sequence MGIFSKKGPFYLLAVFLFFGFCTPSPKKGLLENGVIDWEKSLEQGKCFRMTGDWKFAWLGAIPDTNLPKEPEEFSTTVVPGSWTKHDWPGSDEGEFPKYGKALYRVDLVSSTPVESLHLVSYDQGTNYRILFNGKIINEVGKVGDPTEDGLELRTSYSILPAWQGTAHLDFEISNYQYRKGGLWKPPILGTAECVSRYYMDRRDLEGILCGGLFFLGLFHIFVSVFYKKDSSALILGILSITVGLRLYSTGVRLFPEHFLVGPEIYLRTEFISWFMGMPLAQHFLLEVFPMNFGKKFLKLGYIFAGIFTLITLFTGPAIYSYLINPSYLLFVFNGVCSLIVLAKAVSQKMPGAYIYLTGFIFLLFFMTSEILFHAEILDSWELSGIGVGIFVLGNSLSLSSKMLSGFREREKVQEILNTNLEELVRKRTRELEFARDEAEAANKAKSEFLINVDHEVRTPMNGIMGITQMLLDSDIKPEHQEMLELLKRSGDAMMVILGSMLDASSLEKGTLYLLNKRFSLRASIYEAAMRVEDKIRRKNLDFSVTLADNLPEIVEGDEERFKTMLLVLLENAEKFTIKGFVKLIGEKVQDNNLDYRLRFRVQDSGIGIPEDKLSSIFNPFQQVDSGVTKPFQGAGLGLALCKALAQKMDGDISVQSVRDKGSEFILEISLSKPEIQS encoded by the coding sequence ATGGGAATTTTCTCCAAAAAGGGTCCGTTCTATCTTCTGGCGGTATTCTTATTTTTCGGGTTTTGTACACCTTCTCCTAAAAAAGGTTTATTAGAGAATGGTGTTATAGATTGGGAAAAATCTCTAGAACAGGGAAAATGTTTCCGAATGACTGGAGATTGGAAGTTTGCATGGTTGGGTGCGATTCCTGATACAAATCTTCCCAAAGAGCCTGAAGAATTTTCTACAACTGTTGTCCCTGGCAGCTGGACTAAACATGATTGGCCTGGTTCTGATGAGGGTGAATTTCCTAAATACGGAAAAGCGTTGTATAGAGTGGACTTAGTCTCTTCTACCCCTGTAGAAAGTTTACATTTAGTTTCTTATGACCAGGGAACAAATTATAGAATTTTATTTAACGGAAAAATAATCAATGAAGTGGGGAAGGTAGGAGATCCAACAGAAGATGGGCTCGAACTTAGGACTAGTTATTCTATTCTTCCTGCATGGCAAGGAACAGCACATCTTGATTTTGAAATTTCAAATTATCAGTATAGAAAAGGAGGGCTTTGGAAACCTCCCATCTTAGGCACTGCAGAATGTGTAAGCCGCTATTATATGGATAGAAGGGACTTAGAAGGAATACTCTGCGGAGGACTTTTCTTCTTAGGTCTATTTCATATTTTTGTATCAGTTTTTTATAAAAAAGATTCTTCTGCTTTGATACTAGGAATTCTTTCCATCACTGTCGGACTCAGATTATATTCCACTGGAGTTAGATTATTCCCTGAACATTTTTTGGTCGGGCCTGAAATATATCTTAGGACTGAATTTATCTCCTGGTTTATGGGAATGCCTTTGGCTCAGCACTTTTTATTGGAAGTGTTCCCTATGAACTTTGGAAAAAAATTCCTGAAGTTAGGATATATTTTTGCTGGAATATTTACACTCATTACTTTGTTCACTGGACCTGCTATCTATTCGTATTTGATCAATCCTTCTTATCTACTCTTTGTATTTAACGGTGTCTGTTCTCTTATTGTTTTAGCAAAAGCAGTTTCTCAGAAAATGCCAGGGGCTTATATTTATCTCACAGGTTTTATCTTCCTTCTATTCTTCATGACAAGTGAGATATTATTCCATGCAGAAATCTTAGATTCTTGGGAATTGAGCGGTATCGGAGTCGGAATATTCGTACTTGGAAATTCTCTTTCTTTATCCAGCAAAATGTTAAGTGGATTCAGAGAAAGAGAGAAGGTCCAAGAGATACTAAATACAAATTTGGAAGAGCTGGTACGAAAAAGGACCAGGGAATTAGAATTTGCAAGAGATGAGGCGGAGGCAGCCAATAAAGCAAAAAGTGAATTTTTGATCAATGTGGACCATGAGGTCCGCACTCCAATGAATGGGATCATGGGAATCACTCAGATGTTGCTGGATTCTGATATCAAACCAGAACATCAGGAAATGTTGGAGTTACTCAAAAGAAGTGGGGATGCAATGATGGTAATCCTTGGCTCCATGTTAGATGCTTCCAGTTTAGAAAAAGGTACATTATATCTTTTGAATAAACGTTTCAGTCTTAGGGCTTCTATTTATGAAGCTGCCATGAGGGTAGAAGACAAGATCCGCAGAAAAAATCTGGATTTCAGTGTGACTCTTGCTGATAACCTTCCCGAAATTGTAGAAGGTGACGAAGAAAGATTTAAAACAATGCTTTTGGTCCTTCTTGAGAATGCAGAGAAGTTCACAATAAAAGGATTCGTCAAACTTATAGGGGAAAAGGTCCAGGATAATAATCTGGATTATCGGCTTAGATTTAGGGTCCAAGATTCAGGCATAGGAATTCCGGAAGATAAACTCAGTTCTATATTCAATCCATTCCAACAGGTGGATTCTGGGGTAACAAAACCTTTCCAAGGAGCAGGGCTTGGCCTGGCACTTTGTAAGGCTTTGGCCCAGAAAATGGATGGGGATATTTCTGTCCAAAGTGTGAGAGACAAGGGTTCCGAATTCATACTGGAAATCTCACTATCTAAACCGGAAATCCAATCTTGA